The DNA segment CATATCGAACTGTTGCGTGAATAGTTTGCACAGCACGATCTGATAAATCCTGTCCAATCAATGCTTTTAATTCTGAGGGAGTATGTGTATCAAATAGACTAATTAGTTCAACAAATGTGTACTGCTGCTTCAGTTGTATCAATGTTGCATCAATTTGTTGTTGTTCATTTTTGATTGCTTGGTGCTGTTTATCTGAGATCAATCCAAACCGATGAGCTTTCTCTCCTAGTCGTGCAAAGGTATTGTCTTGGCGCAAAAGAAGCCGCCGTTCGGCGCGTGATGTAAACATCCGATATGGTTCATCAACACCAAGCGTAACCAGGTCATTGATCATGACGCCAATATAACTTTCTTCTCGTTCAAGTATGAATGGCTCTGTATGCCCTTGTGTTTTGCGTGCTGCATTTACACCTGCGACTAAACCTTGTGCTGCCGCCTCTTCATAGCCGGTCGTACCATTGATTTGTCCTGCACAAAAGAGATTGCTAATGACGTTTGTTTCTAGACTATGAGATAGTTGTTCTGGAAATACGAAATCGTATTCAACTGCATATCCGGGTTTAGTAATAATAGCGTTCTCAAAGCCTTTAATCGATCGAATGTACTTCTCTTGTACATCATATGGAAGTGATGTTGAAAGGCCGTTTGGATATATTTCATCAGAGCTTGTACTTTCGGGTTCAACAAATACATGATGTGATATTTTATCGGGAAAACGGAAAATTTTATCTTCAATTGATGGACAGTACCGAGGACCAATACCGGTGATATTTCCAGAAAACAATGCCGATCGATTAAGGTTCTCATAGATAATTTTGTGAGTTGTTTCGTTGGTATGCGTTATGAAACAATCTAATGTTGTTGTTGTTTTGTGTGGTGTAAATTCAAACAGATAATCAAGGTCATGTGCATCTTGTTGTTCCATGATATCGAAGTTGAGACTAGAGCGTAGCAACCGTGGCGGTGTTCCTGTTTTTAAACGACCAAGTTTAAGTCCATGGGCTGCGAGCGACCCAGATAAGCCATATGCTGCTGGTTCTCCGTGACGGCCAGATTCTTGTTGTTCATTACCAATGTGGGTAATGCCCTTCAAGAATGTTCCTGTGGTGAGTACTACTGCATGGCCTTTATATGTTTTACTGTCTTCTGTTGTGACACCAGCAACTTTTCCATCGCTAACTAATAATCGATCAACGAGGCCATTGACGATGCTGAGGTTTGGAGTGAGGGCAAGACGTTCTTGGCTGAGTTTGCTGTATGCATGTTTATCAATTTGGAGCCGGAGGCCATGGACAGCGGGTCCTTTGCTTGTATTGAGCATGCGGGCTTGGAGATAGGTTTTCGTGCAGAGTTCTGGCATCAGGCCACCAAGCGCACTGATT comes from the Candidatus Babeliales bacterium genome and includes:
- the mnmG gene encoding tRNA uridine-5-carboxymethylaminomethyl(34) synthesis enzyme MnmG, which codes for MNHSTNHFDVIIVGGGHAGIEAAYASARLGSKTLLVSMDHNAIGRMSCNPAIGGVGKGHIVFEISALGGLMPELCTKTYLQARMLNTSKGPAVHGLRLQIDKHAYSKLSQERLALTPNLSIVNGLVDRLLVSDGKVAGVTTEDSKTYKGHAVVLTTGTFLKGITHIGNEQQESGRHGEPAAYGLSGSLAAHGLKLGRLKTGTPPRLLRSSLNFDIMEQQDAHDLDYLFEFTPHKTTTTLDCFITHTNETTHKIIYENLNRSALFSGNITGIGPRYCPSIEDKIFRFPDKISHHVFVEPESTSSDEIYPNGLSTSLPYDVQEKYIRSIKGFENAIITKPGYAVEYDFVFPEQLSHSLETNVISNLFCAGQINGTTGYEEAAAQGLVAGVNAARKTQGHTEPFILEREESYIGVMINDLVTLGVDEPYRMFTSRAERRLLLRQDNTFARLGEKAHRFGLISDKQHQAIKNEQQQIDATLIQLKQQYTFVELISLFDTHTPSELKALIGQDLSDRAVQTIHATVRYEPYLHREQKEIEKTHKYKTLEIPTSLSYETMSGLSTELRQKLRRHMPKTIADASLIPGMTPAALSLLILKSQYKR